The proteins below come from a single Enterobacteriaceae endosymbiont of Donacia fulgens genomic window:
- the glyQ gene encoding glycine--tRNA ligase subunit alpha: protein MKEFNNEKTFQGMIFILQNYWAKQGCSIIQSIDTEVGAATSHPMTCLYAIGKKPIKLAYIQLSRRPSDGRYGKNSNRLQQYYQFQVIMKPPPNNIQFLYLKSLEKLKIDLKNNDLCFISDNWENPTLGAYGIGWEIWLNGMEITQFTYFQQMGGILCNPITGEITYGLERLAMHIQDVKNIFDLIWNKDKNHFITYKDFFYVNEKEQSVYNFKHTNINFIIYCFQNYEEEISYLLNLEKPLIFPAYEKLLKASHCFNLLEARRFLSHTERQRYVLKLRNMTKLIVTKYYNYIK from the coding sequence ATGAAAGAATTTAATAATGAAAAAACATTTCAAGGAATGATTTTTATTTTACAAAATTATTGGGCAAAACAAGGTTGTAGTATAATTCAATCTATTGATACTGAAGTTGGAGCTGCAACATCACATCCAATGACATGTTTATATGCAATAGGAAAAAAACCAATTAAATTAGCTTATATACAATTATCAAGAAGACCATCTGATGGACGATATGGAAAAAATTCTAATAGATTACAACAATATTATCAGTTTCAAGTAATAATGAAACCACCTCCTAATAATATTCAATTTTTATATTTAAAATCTTTAGAAAAATTAAAAATAGATTTAAAAAATAATGATCTTTGTTTTATCAGTGATAATTGGGAAAATCCTACATTAGGTGCATATGGAATAGGATGGGAAATATGGTTAAATGGGATGGAAATAACTCAGTTTACATATTTTCAACAAATGGGAGGAATATTATGTAATCCAATTACAGGAGAAATTACTTATGGACTAGAAAGATTAGCAATGCATATACAAGATGTAAAAAATATATTTGATTTAATATGGAATAAAGATAAAAATCATTTTATTACTTATAAAGATTTTTTTTATGTAAATGAAAAAGAACAATCTGTTTATAATTTTAAACATACAAATATTAATTTTATTATATATTGTTTTCAAAATTATGAAGAAGAAATTAGTTATTTATTAAATTTAGAAAAACCATTAATTTTTCCTGCATATGAAAAACTTTTAAAAGCATCTCATTGTTTTAATTTATTAGAAGCACGTAGATTTTTATCTCATACTGAAAGACAAAGATATGTTTTAAAATTACGTAATATGACAAAATTAATTGTTACAAAATATTATAATTATATAAAATAA
- a CDS encoding cation diffusion facilitator family transporter, with protein MNNISKKISFKKEKNEYNKLITKATNLAILLSLTLLILKLLAWWQTKSISMLAACVDSLVDITSSSTNLLIIYYSLQPADLEHTFGHGKAEALSALTQSIFICITAIFLFLNSLKYISHPTKLHYPIIGIIVIIISFFLTLILVIFQKKVIAKTNSQATHADMIHYESDILINSAILIALFLNFFNVKQADSFIALIISIFIFFNAFKVGYKAIQSLLDRSLPEHEKKIIIDLITSWPRVKGAHQLKTRQSGPTRFIQLHLVLEDNLPLLESHSIAKKIENALNKKFPYSDIIIHQDPYSIVSEKYKGFFKN; from the coding sequence ATGAATAATATATCTAAAAAAATTTCTTTTAAAAAAGAAAAAAATGAATATAATAAATTAATAACAAAAGCTACAAATTTAGCAATTTTATTATCTTTAACATTATTAATATTAAAGTTATTAGCTTGGTGGCAAACTAAATCTATAAGTATGTTAGCTGCTTGTGTAGATTCTTTAGTAGATATTACATCTTCATCAACTAATTTATTAATTATATATTATTCTTTACAACCTGCTGATTTAGAACATACTTTTGGTCATGGTAAAGCTGAAGCATTATCTGCTTTAACACAAAGTATATTTATTTGTATTACAGCAATATTTTTATTTTTAAATAGTTTAAAATATATATCTCATCCTACTAAATTACATTATCCGATTATTGGAATAATAGTTATTATAATTTCATTTTTTTTAACTTTAATATTAGTAATTTTCCAAAAAAAAGTAATTGCTAAAACAAATAGTCAAGCTACTCATGCTGATATGATTCATTATGAATCTGATATTTTAATTAATAGTGCAATTTTAATAGCTTTATTTCTAAATTTTTTTAATGTAAAACAGGCAGATTCTTTTATAGCATTAATTATAAGTATATTTATTTTTTTTAATGCTTTTAAAGTAGGTTATAAAGCAATACAATCTCTATTAGATAGATCTTTACCAGAACATGAAAAAAAAATTATAATAGATTTAATTACTTCTTGGCCAAGAGTAAAAGGAGCACATCAATTAAAAACAAGACAATCAGGTCCTACTCGTTTTATACAACTTCATTTAGTATTAGAAGATAATTTACCTTTATTAGAATCACATTCAATTGCAAAAAAAATAGAAAATGCTTTAAATAAAAAATTTCCTTATTCAGATATAATTATACATCAAGATCCATATTCTATCGTTTCTGAAAAATATAAAGGTTTTTTTAAAAATTAA
- the pfkA gene encoding 6-phosphofructokinase: MIQKIGVLTSGGDAPGMNAAIRGVVRTALGYNIEVFGIYNGYLGLYNNHIIKLDRFSVSDIINKGGTFLGSARFIQFKNRIIRSIAINNMKKNGINALVVIGGDGTYMGAKLLTEMGFPCIGIPGTIDNDVSGTDYSIGYSTALETIVQAIDKLRDTSTSHQRISIVEIMGRHCGDLTLSAAIAGGCEFIVLPEVNYNQEDLVKEIKIGIEKGKKHAIVLITEFICDINKLANFIQKKIKRETRTTVLGYIQRGGSPVAYDRILGSRMGAFAVELLYKGYGGRCIGIQNDKMVHHDIIDAILNMKKIFKKDLLDTAKKLF, encoded by the coding sequence ATGATTCAAAAAATTGGTGTTCTTACAAGTGGGGGAGATGCTCCAGGAATGAATGCTGCAATTAGAGGTGTTGTTAGAACAGCATTAGGATATAATATCGAAGTTTTTGGAATATATAATGGTTATTTGGGATTATATAATAATCATATTATAAAATTAGATAGATTCAGTGTATCTGATATTATTAACAAAGGGGGTACTTTTTTAGGATCTGCTCGTTTTATTCAATTTAAAAATAGAATAATACGTTCTATTGCTATAAATAATATGAAAAAAAATGGTATTAATGCATTAGTTGTAATAGGGGGAGATGGTACTTATATGGGTGCTAAATTATTAACAGAAATGGGGTTCCCATGTATAGGAATTCCAGGAACAATCGATAATGATGTTTCAGGTACTGATTATAGTATAGGATATTCTACTGCATTAGAAACTATTGTTCAAGCTATTGATAAATTAAGAGATACTTCTACTTCTCATCAAAGAATATCTATTGTTGAAATTATGGGTAGACATTGCGGAGATTTAACTTTATCTGCAGCTATTGCTGGAGGTTGTGAATTTATTGTTTTACCAGAAGTTAATTATAATCAAGAAGATTTAGTAAAAGAAATAAAAATAGGTATAGAAAAAGGTAAAAAACACGCTATAGTATTGATTACAGAATTTATTTGTGATATTAATAAACTAGCAAATTTTATCCAAAAAAAAATTAAACGTGAAACTAGAACTACAGTTTTAGGCTATATTCAAAGGGGGGGGTCTCCTGTTGCATATGATCGTATTTTAGGTTCTCGTATGGGAGCATTTGCAGTTGAATTATTATATAAAGGATATGGAGGAAGATGTATAGGTATTCAAAATGATAAAATGGTTCATCATGATATTATTGATGCTATTTTAAATATGAAAAAAATTTTTAAAAAAGATTTATTAGATACTGCAAAAAAGTTATTTTAA
- the rplY gene encoding 50S ribosomal protein L25, translating to MKNIKFLKRIEIGKKFSRRLRINNQFPAIIYGKKKKEMPIMINNEDIINIDFKNFFKKKIQLIDEKKKIYKVKIIDIQYHPYKNNKIFHIDFLFV from the coding sequence ATGAAGAATATAAAATTTTTAAAAAGAATAGAAATAGGAAAAAAATTTAGTAGACGTTTAAGAATTAATAATCAATTTCCAGCCATTATCTATGGTAAAAAAAAAAAAGAAATGCCTATTATGATAAATAATGAAGATATAATTAATATTGATTTTAAAAATTTTTTTAAAAAAAAAATTCAATTAATAGATGAAAAAAAAAAAATATATAAAGTAAAAATTATTGATATTCAATATCATCCATATAAAAATAATAAAATATTTCATATAGATTTTTTATTTGTATAA
- the dapB gene encoding 4-hydroxy-tetrahydrodipicolinate reductase yields MKDNKIHLAIAGINGRMGKNILKVLNTNKINNILLNGVTEHKLSLKNKNKILYKSNFLNIESNLINIKDQFDILIDFTNPKTTLENVNFCKKYKKKIVIGTTGFTEQQKLIIKKISKDIAIVLSSNFSQGINFLLKIIENFTKILCKNKEINYLDIDIIEKHHKKKKDFPSGTALSLKDIITYTYKKFNITKKVKCHSIRAADLYGEHNILFSFIGEQIELIHKASNRIPFAKGAINAAIWLNNKKTGIYNMHDVLGI; encoded by the coding sequence ATGAAAGATAATAAAATTCATTTAGCAATAGCAGGTATTAATGGGCGTATGGGTAAAAATATTTTAAAAGTATTAAATACAAATAAAATAAATAATATTTTATTAAATGGAGTTACAGAACATAAATTATCTTTAAAAAATAAAAATAAAATATTATATAAATCAAATTTTTTAAATATTGAATCTAATTTAATTAATATTAAAGATCAATTTGATATTTTAATAGATTTTACAAATCCAAAAACAACATTAGAAAATGTTAATTTTTGTAAAAAATATAAAAAAAAAATTGTTATTGGAACTACAGGTTTTACTGAACAACAAAAATTAATAATAAAAAAAATATCAAAAGATATAGCTATTGTTTTATCTTCTAATTTTAGTCAAGGTATAAATTTTTTATTAAAAATAATAGAAAATTTTACTAAAATTTTATGTAAAAATAAAGAAATAAATTATTTAGATATAGATATAATAGAAAAACATCATAAAAAAAAAAAAGATTTTCCATCAGGGACAGCTTTATCATTAAAAGATATTATTACTTATACTTATAAAAAATTTAATATTACTAAAAAGGTAAAATGTCATTCTATCAGAGCGGCTGATTTATATGGAGAACATAATATTTTATTTTCTTTTATTGGAGAACAAATAGAATTAATTCATAAAGCATCAAATAGAATTCCTTTTGCTAAAGGAGCTATTAATGCTGCTATTTGGCTTAATAACAAAAAAACAGGAATATATAATATGCATGATGTGTTAGGAATATAA
- the lspA gene encoding signal peptidase II — MKITNIYILLFIVIDFFCKNLIIKKIKLYKCYHICSYLNFIYLKNYGIIFGFLKNYKNTVLVFNVINIIIIIFFFIKNKNKQLTNNFILGGILGNFISRIKYGFVIDFIDIHIYNYHFPVFNIADILICIGIIFIIKDIFLNI; from the coding sequence ATGAAAATAACAAATATTTATATTTTATTATTTATAGTAATAGATTTTTTTTGTAAAAATTTAATTATAAAAAAAATAAAATTATATAAATGTTATCATATTTGTTCTTATTTAAATTTTATTTATTTAAAAAATTATGGAATAATTTTTGGTTTTTTAAAAAATTATAAAAATACTGTTTTAGTTTTTAATGTAATAAATATTATTATAATAATATTTTTTTTTATAAAAAATAAAAATAAACAACTAACTAATAATTTTATATTAGGGGGAATATTAGGTAATTTTATTAGTAGAATAAAATATGGTTTTGTAATAGATTTTATAGATATACATATATATAATTATCATTTTCCAGTTTTTAATATTGCAGATATTTTAATTTGTATTGGAATAATTTTTATTATAAAAGATATTTTTTTAAACATTTAA
- the ileS gene encoding isoleucine--tRNA ligase, translating to MKNKFNLNLPKTKFPMKACLTKNELTILKQWEKDNLYKKILNTKKNKKKFILHDGPPYANGNIHIGHAFNKILKDIIIKFKNMHGYYTSFIPGWDCHGLPIEQKVEEILKKKNEKISKKQFRIECRKYALEQIKKQKKDFIRLGIFADWLNPYLTMNFKTEANIIRTLGKIIENNYIYKGKKPVHWCTKCLSSLAGAEVDYLKKKTLTCYVMFNIINIDFFKKKINIKIENYNISFLIWTTTPWTIPANRAIVLNPEIYYQLIKIDKNIIIIAKNLVNIIMNKKKIIKWKVLLEIKGKFFKNILIKNPINNKISSLIIDNYVSEKSGTGIVHMAPNHGLDDYNICNKYKITCLENIIDKKGFFKNGIHPELNKINIFSSEKIITKILTEKNSLFLLDNYIHNYPYCWRHKIPIIYISTPQWFISIDQNLRKLAKKLIKKVKWIPNWGYERMNLMLDKRPDWCISRQRIWGIPIPLFINKKTQKIHINSLKFIEKIACMIEKKGIQAWWDLDPKIFLGQDAILYEKVVDVLDVWFDSGSTYYSIIKQIKEFKNNKIDIYLEGNDQYRGWFISSLIISTAIDNNIPYKTVISHGFTVDNNGKKMSKSLGNIIKPQNIINTLGSDILRLWVASTDYTNEINISSDILQRITETYRRIRNTVRFLLSNLDQFIPEKDIIQKENMLILDKWIIHKTKIVQNKIIKYYNNYNIKNVIQEIMQFCSIDLGSIYFDIIKDRQYTFKKKSIERLSCQTSLYMILESLVRWIAPILSFTAHEIWNYIPGKRSKYVFTEEWYSKLFYLSSNNKMNYEYWNDIFIFKNEINKIIEYARNKKIIGSSLEANIIVFVNKNIYKKLIILGSELRFLLLVSNISFYYEEKTSIDKLIQNFKIRKSKYSKCKRCWYYSKNIINNICDRCELNTIGNGEKRLFI from the coding sequence ATGAAAAATAAATTTAATTTAAATTTACCAAAAACAAAATTTCCAATGAAAGCATGTTTAACAAAAAATGAATTAACTATATTAAAACAATGGGAAAAAGATAATTTATATAAAAAAATATTAAATACTAAAAAAAATAAAAAAAAATTTATTTTACATGATGGCCCACCATATGCTAATGGTAATATTCATATTGGTCATGCTTTTAATAAAATTTTAAAAGATATTATTATAAAATTTAAAAATATGCATGGATATTATACTTCATTTATTCCCGGATGGGATTGTCATGGATTACCTATAGAACAAAAAGTAGAAGAAATTTTAAAAAAAAAAAATGAAAAAATTTCTAAAAAACAATTTAGAATTGAATGTAGAAAGTACGCTTTGGAACAAATTAAAAAACAAAAAAAAGATTTTATAAGATTAGGAATATTTGCTGATTGGTTAAATCCTTATTTAACAATGAATTTTAAAACAGAAGCAAATATTATTCGTACTTTAGGAAAAATTATTGAAAATAATTATATATATAAAGGTAAAAAACCAGTACATTGGTGTACAAAATGTCTTTCTTCTCTGGCAGGTGCTGAAGTTGATTATTTAAAAAAAAAAACATTAACATGTTATGTTATGTTTAATATAATTAACATTGATTTTTTTAAAAAAAAAATAAATATAAAAATAGAAAATTATAATATTTCTTTTTTGATATGGACTACTACTCCATGGACTATACCTGCAAATAGAGCAATTGTTTTAAATCCAGAAATATATTATCAATTAATTAAAATTGATAAAAATATTATTATAATAGCTAAGAATTTAGTTAATATTATTATGAATAAAAAAAAAATTATAAAATGGAAAGTTTTATTAGAAATAAAAGGTAAATTTTTTAAAAATATTTTAATAAAAAATCCAATTAATAATAAAATTTCATCTCTTATTATAGATAATTATGTTTCTGAAAAATCAGGTACAGGTATTGTACATATGGCACCTAATCATGGATTAGATGATTATAATATATGTAATAAATATAAAATAACATGTTTAGAAAATATTATAGATAAAAAAGGGTTTTTTAAAAATGGTATACATCCTGAATTAAATAAAATTAATATTTTTTCCTCTGAAAAAATAATTACTAAAATTTTAACAGAAAAAAATTCATTATTTTTATTAGATAATTATATTCATAATTATCCATATTGTTGGCGTCATAAAATACCAATTATATATATATCTACACCTCAATGGTTTATTAGTATAGATCAAAATCTTAGAAAATTAGCAAAAAAATTAATAAAAAAAGTCAAATGGATACCTAACTGGGGTTATGAAAGAATGAATTTAATGTTAGATAAAAGACCTGATTGGTGTATTTCTAGACAAAGAATTTGGGGTATTCCTATTCCTTTATTTATTAATAAAAAAACACAAAAAATACATATTAATTCTTTAAAATTTATTGAAAAAATAGCTTGTATGATTGAAAAAAAAGGTATTCAAGCATGGTGGGATTTAGATCCTAAAATATTTTTAGGTCAAGATGCTATTTTATATGAAAAAGTTGTAGATGTATTAGATGTTTGGTTTGATTCTGGATCCACTTATTATTCAATTATTAAACAAATTAAAGAATTTAAAAATAATAAGATTGATATCTATTTAGAAGGAAATGATCAGTATCGAGGATGGTTTATTTCTTCATTAATTATTTCAACAGCTATAGATAATAATATTCCATATAAAACAGTAATAAGTCATGGATTTACTGTTGATAATAATGGTAAAAAAATGTCTAAATCTTTAGGTAATATTATTAAACCTCAAAATATAATAAACACATTAGGTAGTGATATTTTAAGATTATGGGTTGCTTCTACAGATTATACTAATGAAATAAATATATCTTCAGATATATTACAAAGAATTACAGAAACTTATAGACGTATTCGTAATACAGTTAGATTTTTATTATCTAATTTAGATCAATTTATACCAGAAAAAGATATAATACAAAAAGAAAATATGTTAATATTAGATAAATGGATTATACATAAAACAAAAATTGTACAAAATAAAATTATAAAATATTATAATAATTATAATATAAAAAATGTAATACAAGAAATAATGCAATTTTGTTCTATAGATTTAGGATCTATTTATTTTGATATTATTAAAGATAGACAATATACTTTTAAAAAAAAAAGTATAGAAAGATTAAGTTGTCAAACATCTTTATATATGATTCTTGAATCTTTAGTAAGATGGATTGCTCCAATATTATCTTTTACAGCTCATGAAATTTGGAATTATATTCCAGGTAAAAGATCTAAATATGTTTTTACAGAAGAATGGTATTCTAAATTATTTTATTTATCATCAAATAATAAAATGAATTATGAATATTGGAATGATATTTTTATTTTTAAAAATGAAATAAATAAAATAATTGAATATGCAAGAAATAAAAAAATTATAGGTAGTTCTTTGGAGGCAAATATTATTGTTTTTGTAAATAAAAATATTTATAAAAAATTAATAATATTAGGTTCAGAATTACGTTTTTTATTATTAGTATCTAATATTTCTTTTTACTATGAAGAAAAAACATCTATAGATAAATTAATACAAAATTTTAAGATTAGAAAATCAAAATATTCTAAATGTAAACGTTGTTGGTATTACTCAAAAAATATAATCAATAATATTTGTGATCGTTGTGAATTAAATACTATAGGTAATGGTGAAAAACGTTTATTTATTTAA
- the rpsT gene encoding 30S ribosomal protein S20, giving the protein MANIKSAKKRALKSEEKRKHNINYRSMLRTFIKRVNNAISDKNIELSKKNFKKLQSVIDKQVQKKLIHKNKASRCKSRIYNKIINIL; this is encoded by the coding sequence ATGGCAAATATAAAATCAGCTAAAAAGAGAGCTTTAAAATCAGAAGAAAAAAGAAAACATAATATTAATTATCGTTCTATGCTACGTACCTTTATTAAAAGGGTTAATAATGCTATTTCTGATAAAAATATTGAATTATCAAAAAAAAATTTTAAAAAATTACAATCTGTTATTGATAAACAAGTACAAAAAAAATTAATTCATAAAAATAAGGCATCTCGTTGTAAATCTAGAATATATAATAAAATTATAAATATTCTTTAA
- the erpA gene encoding iron-sulfur cluster insertion protein ErpA produces the protein MDIHLMNVPISLTKKAIKKIKKLDNKNLNFRIFILGGGCSGFKYDFILDKKIKKNDILINLSGINIVIDKISMQYLSGSIIDYIESIEESRFIIRNPYMKNTCSCGSSFDI, from the coding sequence ATGGATATTCATTTAATGAATGTACCTATTTCTTTAACAAAAAAAGCAATAAAGAAAATAAAAAAATTAGATAATAAAAATCTAAATTTTAGAATATTTATTCTAGGTGGAGGATGTAGTGGTTTCAAATATGATTTTATTTTAGATAAAAAAATAAAAAAAAATGATATTTTAATAAATTTATCAGGTATTAATATTGTAATAGATAAAATAAGTATGCAATATTTATCAGGAAGTATTATTGATTATATTGAAAGTATTGAAGAATCTAGATTTATTATTAGAAATCCATATATGAAAAATACATGTAGTTGTGGTTCTTCTTTTGATATTTAA
- the gpmA gene encoding 2,3-diphosphoglycerate-dependent phosphoglycerate mutase: MSNTKLVLLRHGQSEWNKKNLFTGWHDIELSPEGEIEAIQAGKILKKNNFKFDYAYTSFLKRAINTLWLTLKELDQLWIPVKKTWRLNERHYGKLQGMNKDEITSKFGIEKVQKWRRSFTTEPPSLSINDPRWSRFDQKYSKLEDYQLPLSESLFKTLERVIYIWKSSISSKIMNGERIIIVAHGNSLRALIKYIENINDIDIINLNIATGIPIIYEFDNNLNYKKKYYLNN; encoded by the coding sequence ATGTCTAATACAAAATTAGTATTATTACGTCATGGTCAAAGTGAATGGAATAAAAAAAATTTATTTACTGGATGGCATGATATAGAATTATCTCCAGAAGGAGAAATTGAAGCAATACAAGCAGGAAAAATTTTAAAAAAAAATAATTTTAAATTTGATTATGCATATACTTCTTTTTTAAAAAGAGCAATAAATACTTTATGGTTAACTTTAAAAGAATTAGATCAACTTTGGATTCCTGTTAAAAAAACATGGAGATTAAATGAAAGACATTATGGAAAATTACAAGGAATGAATAAAGATGAAATTACAAGTAAATTTGGTATAGAAAAAGTACAAAAATGGCGTCGTAGTTTTACTACTGAACCACCATCATTATCAATTAATGATCCAAGATGGTCCAGATTTGATCAAAAATATTCTAAATTAGAAGATTATCAGTTACCTTTATCAGAAAGTTTATTTAAAACTTTAGAAAGAGTCATATATATATGGAAAAGTAGTATATCATCTAAAATTATGAATGGAGAACGAATTATTATTGTTGCTCATGGTAATTCATTAAGAGCTTTAATTAAATATATTGAAAACATTAATGATATTGATATAATTAATTTAAATATTGCTACTGGTATCCCTATAATTTATGAATTTGATAATAATTTAAATTATAAAAAAAAATATTATTTAAATAATTAA
- the pta gene encoding phosphate acetyltransferase — protein sequence MLKIIMSIPINIDIHFFTSINIGLLNYFNNKKLRCKFFKPVSQIENYNFNYTNNILNKYNFNIKSIDSIKINDISLLNNDTSYNNIIENIIEKYFQNIKDTDIILIEGIIPLYIEQILFKLNCDIANIFDAKIIFVTSMFLKNETLKKTKSIIDMIFKEKIFNLKSNYMFSFAKKLFINQNNNPFFYNINIFKNFFLKKEKNIENNNLLSFNKEKIICIPWLKNFVFGIDLKIICKYLDCNLPIDLKYSNIKYIIFFSKQIFINKEFFVKSLIIISIKDNNTIKKIYNILSKNIFCKAILLTDFVEKKYDLIIKKISKIINNNIYLLYTKNNFYKTYLKIQNIYKNNFPINDNKLILNIINFINLYIPSNIFNNKKYLNYKFYISPFIFKYNLINKACKLKKTILLPEGNELRTLKAAVICSQKNIAKCILLGNKKEIINIAKINNINLNNNINIIDPIHIRNNYIEKLMYIRKNKFLNEKNAIKLLKNNMFLATMMLENNEVDGIVSGANATTANTIRPALQIIKTLPEYSIISSIFIMLLPENVLIFSDCAINPNPNYKQLAEIAIQSAKTSKLFNIIPKIAMISYATGTSSKGIEVEKVHKATKLVQNKLPNLIIDGPLQYDAAVIKSIGKYKAPKSLVAGKANIIIFPDLNTGNTTYKAVQRTSKIISIGPILQGIKKPINDLSRGASIEDIIYTIAVTVLQSGSQKKIK from the coding sequence ATGTTAAAAATAATTATGTCAATACCAATAAATATTGATATTCATTTTTTTACTAGTATAAATATAGGATTATTAAATTATTTTAATAATAAGAAATTAAGATGTAAATTTTTTAAACCTGTTTCTCAAATAGAAAATTATAATTTTAATTATACTAATAATATTTTAAATAAATATAATTTTAATATAAAATCTATTGATTCAATAAAAATTAATGATATTAGTTTATTAAATAATGATACTTCATATAATAATATTATTGAAAATATAATTGAAAAATATTTTCAAAATATAAAAGATACAGATATTATCCTAATAGAAGGAATAATACCTCTTTATATTGAACAAATATTATTTAAATTAAATTGTGATATAGCAAATATATTTGATGCAAAAATTATTTTTGTTACATCTATGTTTTTAAAAAATGAAACTTTAAAAAAAACAAAATCTATAATTGATATGATTTTTAAAGAAAAAATTTTTAATTTAAAATCAAATTATATGTTTTCTTTTGCTAAAAAATTATTTATTAATCAAAATAATAATCCTTTCTTTTATAATATAAATATATTTAAAAATTTTTTTTTAAAAAAAGAAAAAAATATTGAAAATAATAATTTATTATCTTTTAATAAAGAAAAAATTATATGTATTCCATGGTTAAAAAATTTTGTATTTGGAATAGATTTAAAAATTATATGTAAATATTTAGACTGTAATTTACCTATCGATTTAAAATATAGTAATATTAAATATATTATTTTTTTTAGCAAACAAATTTTTATAAATAAAGAATTTTTTGTTAAATCTTTAATAATTATATCTATAAAAGATAATAATACTATTAAAAAAATATATAATATTTTATCTAAAAATATTTTTTGTAAAGCTATATTATTGACAGATTTTGTAGAAAAAAAATATGATTTAATTATAAAAAAAATTTCTAAAATTATTAATAATAATATATATCTTTTATATACAAAAAATAATTTTTATAAAACTTATTTAAAAATACAAAATATTTATAAAAATAATTTCCCAATTAATGATAATAAATTAATATTAAATATTATTAATTTTATTAATTTATATATTCCTTCTAATATTTTTAATAATAAAAAATATTTAAATTATAAATTTTATATTTCTCCATTTATATTCAAATATAATTTAATAAATAAAGCTTGTAAACTTAAAAAAACAATATTATTACCAGAAGGTAATGAATTACGTACTCTTAAAGCAGCAGTAATATGTTCTCAAAAAAATATAGCTAAATGTATATTATTAGGTAATAAAAAAGAAATTATAAATATAGCAAAAATAAATAATATAAATTTAAATAATAATATAAATATTATTGATCCTATACATATTAGAAATAATTATATAGAAAAATTAATGTATATTAGAAAAAATAAGTTTTTAAATGAAAAAAATGCTATAAAATTATTAAAAAATAATATGTTTTTAGCTACTATGATGTTAGAAAATAATGAAGTAGATGGTATTGTTTCTGGAGCTAATGCAACAACTGCTAATACTATAAGACCTGCATTACAAATTATTAAAACTTTACCAGAATATTCTATAATTTCATCAATATTCATTATGTTATTACCTGAAAATGTATTAATATTTAGTGATTGTGCAATTAATCCTAATCCTAATTATAAACAGTTAGCTGAAATAGCAATACAATCAGCAAAAACTAGTAAATTATTTAATATAATACCTAAAATAGCAATGATTTCTTATGCAACAGGTACCTCCAGTAAAGGTATTGAAGTTGAAAAAGTACATAAAGCAACTAAATTAGTACAAAATAAATTACCAAATCTAATAATAGATGGCCCGTTACAATATGATGCAGCTGTTATAAAAAGTATTGGTAAATATAAAGCACCAAAATCTTTAGTTGCTGGAAAAGCTAATATTATTATATTTCCTGACCTGAATACAGGTAATACTACTTATAAAGCAGTTCAAAGAACATCTAAAATAATTTCTATAGGTCCTATATTACAAGGTATTAAAAAACCAATTAACGATCTTTCAAGAGGCGCTTCAATTGAAGATATAATCTATACAATTGCAGTTACAGTACTCCAATCTGGATCTCAAAAAAAAATAAAATAA